Proteins from one Pleuronectes platessa chromosome 16, fPlePla1.1, whole genome shotgun sequence genomic window:
- the samd9l gene encoding sterile alpha motif domain-containing protein 9-like: protein MADELGQSPKNWTETQVSNWLRSIGVNEKYIKKLFEEEVDGEILLTLDEDFLKTKICMKLGPAHLIIKKRDELLKSQQKSQEKKKPDIAKITELEQNNDQKSVQYQATSEAPSTQVHVGDLKERQTKEDCKPRPFDQEGVDHIYVKHRVLQPESGAFNLIHPCHEFKSLTVAAGLDRPRLQAKFAKEVLKFATGCMNIRSNGTIHFGVMDSREDTGYMHGEVVGIPVKERDVYVDALDYIERSFSSDAEHVRQCVRPPRFIEVMDRESTEKMYVVEVDIVPLISIVKSKWYAVRLPNFNESANKVQFEKESILRRVGSKTEPVLDKDLSEFIQRVKDRDAQREEAERNQFNNAPMVSKDLGRKLKMLMTSGKKLIENDKWLIFVTNKFKPDDLSQIDWLLNMKIFCVFDFDPESKVSGLCNSYLQHHAANMHSLQSYNKSSDTSIKEFTSNLHLFEQTSWIFCNGRSDFKGNDAPCEEMTWIKTKITLLRESVSSICKHILPKGAFQVIFLLTSPVEKPLLHTFYEFFTDMEGHEDIICICESENNFLRWQSFAEGSCGTETVNNFSVVGMKMSHVNATVQNVQPVKACTSKHLPVFVKGICQLETNKEEEMASLEILTVNHCDETTEHFISEEKANVEQQFLRGGRVTWLNFWLAEHKHVGEVIERDAYKDVSELLKNALKYNAEQTPVKSITIYHHPGSGGSTVARQVLWKNRKDLRCAVVKPSYSVAVVAQHAVYLREYEEKDPQSCLPVLLLIEDSDKEYLDDLRNELEVAINSKQFQYGKPCFIFLSCSRSYDPERRCKESPLQNVSVTHKLSAEEKRMFARKRKDLGRQYEDQFILTFVLMSEEFTDHYVQKFVKNLLQDIDHESPVTRLVNYVALLNSYVPNSFISQSHCEALLALKVSMERFHQYEFERSLSDQAKLVFCHLRDDKTHIKSIRIIHPLVAKEILQQLLGSQQTHSGLAMNLLCENVLFEHRFGKEEYQSFLKALLIRRSRISKGDEYDSFFSPLIEHVCKNEHPNKAIELLKEAFKRFHDDPFFAQQLARLHYKYEMFEEAEHWAETAARQQPNNSYILDTKGQVYKKWFQAKRKAIDNDSKPNTAKSTADAVKTALKAMQCFQDCERAATAEKENINNSGYFAEVEVGCDLLKLIFSLPFFANGARGHGECLKYLFSDHIPEELKDDWEPFHGRLKKLYKTVDDALEWISGDLSYFQTDAGVDEDEIHLGPEAKINNPLKWLANISSVFGRYFSDASSRTFLQTGQSTATNLTPIQKRMVIYRLGGGNVTSILSKLGEEKGAVDTLNKILSLYPSNPLKSKFDQRDIVNYTLASITLNCLSPMAPKVLSLQVLQDLCRQFPADKKKCLPSSLFLLTLLFWPEDKDTNIERENKYEVVQSAVQHMEKGYWTKMKDIPPRKRRLYTHFFLGSGNGLDKFIHKRKLKGLVKVTSLSEKRLKWLSGEVWKKPEIAKLLKRVSGWTDDGVVYLEGPQKQKFRIMPLHLPSLPHSNENITFYLGFTFKGPVAYNIVVNK from the exons atgG CAGATGAACTTGGGCAGTCACCCAAGAATTGGACTGAAACTCAAGTGAGCAACTGGCTCAGATCCATTGGTgtgaatgaaaaatacataaaaaagcTCTTTGAGGAAGAAGTAGATGGAGAAATCCTTCTGACACTGGATGAGGACTTTTTGAAGACAAAGATTTGCATGAAGTTAGGCCCTGCTCATTTgatcattaaaaaaagagatgagCTCCTCAAATCCCAGCAAAAGtcacaggagaagaaaaaacccGACATTGCTAAAATAACTGAGCTGGAGCAGAATAACGATCAAAAATCAGTTCAATATCAAGCTACAAGTGAAGCACCTTCAACACAAGTTCATGTGGGAGACTTaaaggagagacagacaaaggaaGACTGCAAACCAAGACCATTTGATCAAGAGGGGGTTGATCACATATATGTAAAGCACAGGGTCCTGCAACCGGAGTCAGGCGCTTTTAATTTGATACATCCATGCCATGAATTTAAGTCCCTAACTGTAGCTGCGGGATTGGATCGCCCGAGGCTCCAAGCAAAGTTTGCCAAAGAGGTTCTTAAATTTGCAACTGGCTGCATGAATATCAGATCTAATGGCACAATACACTTTGGTGTGATGGACAGCAGGGAGGATACAGGATACATGCACGGTGAGGTAGTTGGCATACCTGTGAAAGAAAGGGACGTATATGTAGATGCTTTGGACTACATTGAAAGGAGTTTCTCATCTGACGCGGAACATGTGCGCCAGTGTGTGCGACCACCAAGATTTATTGAGGTCATGGATCGAGAAAGTACAGAAAAGATGTATGTGGTGGAGGTTGACATTGTACCTTTAATCAGCATTGTTAAGAGCAAGTGGTATGCAGTTCGTCTGCCCAACTTCAATGAGTCGGCCAATAAAGTGCAATTCGAAAAGGAATCAATTCTACGGAGGGTGGGTTCAAAAACAGAGCCTGTGTTGGACAAAGATTTGAGTGAATTCATCCAGCGAGTCAAGGATCGTGATGCTcaaagagaagaagcagagagaaatcAGTTCAACAATGCTCCAATGGTCAGCAAAGACCTTGGAAGGAAACTCAAAATGCTTATGACGAGTGGGAAGAAGTTAATTGAAAATGACAAATGGTTAATATTCGTCACAAACAAATTCAAACCTGATGATCTTAGTCAAATTGACTGGCTGCTTAACATGAAGATATTCTGCGTGTTTGACTTTGACCCTGAATCAAAGGTATCAGGTCTTTGCAACAGTTACCTTCAGCATCATGCTGCAAACATGCATTCACTGCAGAGCTACAATAAGTCCAGTGACACAAGCATCAAAGAGTTCACTAGCAACCTGCATCTTTTTGAGCAAACTAGCTGGATCTTCTGTAATGGCCGTTCTGACTTCAAAGGAAATGATGCACCATGTGAAGAGATGACTTGGATCAAGACGAAAATAACCCTCTTAAGGGAATCTGTGTCTTCGATTTGTAAACATATCTTGCCAAAAGGGGCATTCCAGGTCATTTTTCTTCTCACATCACCAGTTGAGAAACCATTGTTGCACACCTTTTATGAGTTTTTCACAGACATGGAAGGCCATGAAGACATCATCTGCATCTGTGAATCGGAGAACAACTTCCTGAGGTGGCAAAGCTTTGCAGAGGGATCGTGTGGAACAGAAACCGTGAACAACTTCAGTGTTGTTGGGATGAAAATGAGTCATGTTAATGCAACCGTGCAGAATGTACAACCTGTAAAAGCCTGTACCAGCAAACATTTGCCTGTCTTTGTGAAAGGGATCTGCCAACTTGAGacaaacaaagaggaagagatggCTTCTCTAGAAATTCTGACTGTCAATCATTGTGATGAAACAACCGAACACTTCATTAGTGAGGAGAAAGCAAACGTTGAACAGCAGTTCCTCCGTGGTGGAAGAGTGACCTGGTTGAATTTCTGGCTTGCTGAACACAAGCATGTTGGAGAGGTAATTGAAAGAGATGCTTATAAAGATGTCTCTGAACTTCTCAAGAATGCTCTGAAGTACAATGCAGAACAGACTCCGGTGAAGAGTATAACCATCTACCATCATCCAGGAAGTGGTGGAAGTACTGTGGCAAGACAAGTGTTGTGGAAAAACAGGAAAGACCTAAGGTGTGCAGTTGTGAAGCCTTCATACTCGGTTGCGGTCGTTGCGCAGCATGCTGTTTACCTAAGAGAATATGAAGAAAAGGATCCACAGAGCTGTCTTCCAGTGCTGCTCCTCATTGAAGACTCAGACAAAGAATATCTAGATGATCTCAGGAATGAATTAGAGGTTGCAATTAACAGCAAACAATTCCAGTACGGAAAACCTTGTTTCATTTTCTTGAGCTGCAGTCGATCCTATGATCCAGAGAGAAGATGCAAGGAGTCTCCCTTACAAAATGTCTCTGTCACTCACAAGCTGTctgctgaagagaagagaaTGTTTGCTAGAAAACGAAAGGATCTCGGAAGACAATACGAGGATCAGTTCATCCTGACTTTTGTTCTGATGAGTGAAGAATTcactgatcattatgttcaaaaGTTTGTGAAAAATTTGCTCCAAGACATTGACCATGAATCTCCTGTCACTCGCCTCGTTAACTATGTAGCACTACTTAACAGTTACGTTCCAAACTCATTCATCTCTCAGTCCCACTGCGAAGCCTTGCTAGCTTTGAAAGTGTCAATGGAAAGGTTTCACCAGTATGAGTTTGAGAGATCGCTCAGTGATCAGGCTAAACTCGTCTTCTGTCACCTCAGAGATGACAAGACCCACATTAAATCAATCAGAATCATTCACCCACTCGTTGCAAAGGAAATTCTCCAACAACTTCTTGGAAGCCAACAGACCCACAGTGGTTTGGCAATGAATTTGCTCTGTGAGAATGTGCTTTTCGAGCACAGATTTGGAAAGGAAGAATATCAGTCGTTCTTGAAAGCACTTCTCATAAGGAGATCCAGAATAAGCAAAGGAGATGAATATGacagttttttctctcctctgattgaGCATGTGTGTAAAAACGAACATCCAAACAAAGCAATTGAGTTACTCAAGGAAGCTTTTAAGCGTTTCCATGATGATCCATTCTTTGCACAACAACTTGCTCGTCTTCattataaatatgaaatgttcGAAGAGGCGGAACACTGGGCAGAGACGGCAGCAAGACAGCAGCCAAACAACTCTTACATACTTGACACAAAAGGACAGGTGTACAAAAAATGGTTCCAAGCCAAACGCAAAGCCATTGACAATGACTCCAAACCGAACACTGCCAAAAGTACAGCAGATGCTGTGAAGACTGCACTGAAAGCCATGCAGTGTTTTCAAGATTGTGAGAGAGCAGCTACAGCagaaaaggaaaacataaaCAATTCAGGATATTTCGCGGAAGTTGAAGTTGGATGCGACCTGCTCAAACTGATATTTTCATTGCCGTTTTTCGCAAATGGAGCCAGAGGCCATGGAGAATGCCTGAAGTACCTGTTCAGTGATCACATTCCAGAGGAACTTAAAGATGACTGGGAACCATTCCATGGTCGTTTGAAAAAGCTTTACAAGACAGTGGATGATGCCTTGGAGTGGATTTCAGGAGACCTCAGTTACTTCCAGACAGATGctggtgtagatgaagatgagattCATTTAGGTCCTGAGGCGAAGATTAACAATCCACTGAAATGGTTGGCAAATATATCCTCTGTGTTTGGAAGGTACTTCAGTGATGCTTCTTCTAGAACATTTCTACAAACTGGCCAGTCAACCGCAACCAATCTAACTCCTATACAAAAACGCATGGTCATCTATCGGCTTGGCGGGGGTAACGTCACATCCATCCTCTCTAAGCTAGGTGAAGAGAAGGGTGCAGTAGATACTCTAAACAAAATCCTATCTCTCTACCCCAGCAATCCACTGAAATCAAAGTTTGACCAGCGTGATATTGTGAATTACACACTGGCCAGCATTACTCTGAACTGCTTGTCACCGATGGCTCCGAAAGTTCTTTCTCTACAAGTCCTTCAGGACCTTTGTCGTCAGTTCCCTGCTGACAAAAAGAAATGTCTACCAAGTTCCTTGTTCCTGCTTACCTTACTATTCTGGCCAGAggataaagacacaaacattgagagagaaaacaaatatgaagTTGTCCAATCAGCTGTTCAACACATGGAGAAAGGATACTGGACCAAGATGAAAGACATTCCTCCACGGAAGAGAAGACTTTACACCCATTTCTTTCTGGGCAGTGGAAATGGATTGGATAAATTTATCCACAAGAGAAAGTTAAAAGGACTCGTAAAGGTGACATCTCTCTCTGAGAAGCGCTTGAAGTGGTTAAGTGGTGAGGTGTGGAAGAAGCCTGAGATTGCCAAGTTGTTGAAACGTGTTTCTGGATGGACTGATGATGGAGTGGTGTACCTCGAGGGCCCTCAGAAACAGAAGTTCAGGATAATGCCGCTTCATTTACCTTCACTTCCTCATagcaatgaaaacatcaccTTCTACCTGGGGTTCACCTTCAAAGGTCCTGTTGCCTACAACATCgttgtaaataaatag